From Alteromonas sp. RKMC-009, one genomic window encodes:
- a CDS encoding TonB-dependent receptor — MNNKFKLSLTAAALAQCLTLTTAVAQENTDTNTAVPADETEVITVRGFGSTLTKSLQHKKLADSTVEIISTDDLGQLPDVTITDALARLPGIAADRDRGNASIISIRGLGPRLNLATMNGREIVSGEPSRSVRYEQFPAELISSVEVFKSPMANQTEGGISGLVNMNFVEPLSKDERQLTISGHLMDYPLADDIPTADAQGKRGSFSIVEPVSDTLGFAFGIAYQDQPSVQRETTSYSYNKVAAEQGDVNDNGITEAAPWGGKSGTKGGNTERVGTMGVVQWIPTDSLEVKYNLFYSKFDIEEREDQLWFDGWGNWANGSVWNYQNSATTPEVITKADGTEQLVAGGMLWGAHSVNNATWFQENELISTGLNLDWQGDVWTVNADIGFSTASITSRWVNLTSDYTGPTPVDIGWDVTGDSLAITSDVDISNPDYYTLNGMTVDKDRELEDDMLTIKLDFSRYIDWGHATKFSYGVRWSDREKDNSVISWWQGVTGTADSGYASSYALGGGLVSPDIYTINDWQGTVDQAFGGIDDRSNHEPTNDDLFASWNLQETNKAAYFMFNLEGEMFGVPYTGNAGVRYVHTSSTSAGVQQNEEGFAPVSVDHSYTEILPSLNLRVSITEDSQIRVGLARTMSRPPLIEMRTGFQLNTQSEVKTASGGNPSLDPFVADQIDLGYEHFFSEDTAFTFSVFFKDLKTHVGTSTDVLTLDGVDYQFSGPVNGDGGQIRGFEVMYQQAFSMLPSPFDGLGIYTNYSFTDSNVTEFTPAENPLPMGGLSEHVGSLTLWYYKAGVDAKVSYNYRSEYTRVGSWEPTEIYTIDDEATVDASISYEVTENFKLMLQGQNLTNQVSHTYFDNDPSRVGSYVEWGRRYLVGFQYSM; from the coding sequence ATGAATAATAAATTTAAATTAAGCCTGACTGCAGCGGCACTCGCACAATGCCTTACGCTGACTACTGCTGTTGCACAGGAAAACACTGACACAAATACAGCCGTTCCTGCAGACGAAACCGAAGTTATTACGGTTCGTGGTTTCGGAAGCACGCTGACAAAATCCCTTCAGCACAAAAAACTTGCTGATTCGACGGTAGAAATTATTTCTACTGACGATCTGGGACAACTTCCTGACGTTACTATTACCGATGCACTGGCCCGTTTACCCGGGATCGCCGCTGATCGTGACCGCGGTAATGCCAGCATCATCTCTATTCGTGGTTTGGGCCCGCGCCTGAACCTGGCAACCATGAACGGTCGTGAAATCGTTAGCGGCGAGCCAAGCCGCAGCGTGCGTTACGAGCAGTTCCCTGCCGAATTAATCAGCTCTGTAGAAGTATTCAAAAGCCCGATGGCGAACCAGACAGAAGGGGGTATCTCGGGTCTGGTGAACATGAACTTCGTTGAGCCACTGTCGAAAGACGAGCGTCAACTGACCATCTCAGGCCATCTGATGGACTACCCGCTAGCCGACGACATTCCTACTGCAGATGCACAGGGCAAGCGCGGCAGTTTCAGCATTGTTGAACCTGTGTCTGACACCCTGGGTTTCGCTTTTGGTATTGCCTATCAGGATCAGCCTTCCGTTCAACGTGAAACCACCTCTTATTCCTACAACAAAGTTGCCGCAGAACAAGGCGACGTGAATGACAATGGTATTACTGAAGCCGCTCCCTGGGGTGGTAAGTCAGGCACTAAAGGCGGAAACACTGAGCGTGTAGGCACCATGGGTGTTGTACAGTGGATCCCCACTGACTCTCTGGAAGTGAAATATAACCTGTTCTATTCAAAATTTGATATTGAAGAGCGTGAAGACCAGTTATGGTTTGATGGTTGGGGTAACTGGGCAAACGGCAGCGTATGGAACTACCAGAACTCTGCTACCACACCGGAAGTCATCACTAAAGCAGACGGTACCGAGCAACTGGTTGCCGGTGGCATGCTGTGGGGCGCACATTCGGTCAATAACGCTACATGGTTCCAGGAAAATGAGCTTATCAGTACAGGTCTGAATCTGGACTGGCAAGGTGACGTGTGGACAGTGAATGCCGATATCGGTTTCTCAACAGCATCAATTACTTCACGTTGGGTAAACCTGACGTCTGACTATACAGGCCCCACGCCTGTTGATATTGGCTGGGATGTTACCGGCGACAGTCTGGCCATCACCTCCGATGTAGATATCAGCAACCCTGACTACTACACCTTAAATGGTATGACGGTAGATAAAGATCGTGAGCTTGAAGATGACATGCTGACGATCAAACTGGACTTCTCCCGTTATATTGACTGGGGCCATGCGACGAAGTTCAGCTACGGCGTACGCTGGTCAGATCGGGAAAAAGACAACAGTGTAATCAGCTGGTGGCAAGGTGTCACCGGAACGGCTGACTCAGGCTACGCCAGCAGCTATGCATTAGGTGGCGGTCTGGTCTCCCCTGACATTTATACTATCAACGACTGGCAAGGCACAGTCGATCAGGCCTTCGGTGGCATTGACGACCGTAGTAATCACGAGCCCACAAACGACGATTTATTTGCCAGCTGGAACCTGCAGGAAACCAATAAAGCCGCTTACTTCATGTTTAACCTCGAAGGCGAAATGTTTGGTGTGCCTTATACGGGTAACGCAGGTGTACGCTACGTACATACGAGTTCTACATCGGCGGGTGTTCAGCAAAATGAAGAAGGCTTTGCTCCGGTATCGGTAGATCACAGTTATACTGAAATCCTGCCATCTCTGAACCTGCGGGTGAGTATCACCGAAGATTCGCAAATCCGTGTGGGCCTTGCCCGTACCATGTCCCGTCCGCCATTGATTGAAATGCGTACCGGCTTCCAGTTAAACACGCAGTCTGAAGTGAAAACAGCTTCAGGCGGTAATCCTTCACTGGACCCCTTCGTGGCTGACCAGATTGACTTAGGCTACGAGCATTTCTTCTCTGAAGATACGGCTTTCACATTCTCAGTGTTCTTCAAAGATCTGAAGACCCATGTGGGCACATCGACTGATGTACTGACACTGGATGGCGTGGACTATCAGTTCAGCGGCCCGGTAAATGGCGACGGTGGTCAAATCCGCGGTTTCGAAGTGATGTATCAGCAGGCATTCTCAATGCTGCCGTCTCCTTTCGATGGCCTGGGTATTTATACCAACTACAGCTTCACCGACAGCAACGTGACAGAATTTACCCCTGCGGAAAATCCGTTACCAATGGGCGGTTTATCTGAACACGTGGGCAGCCTGACATTGTGGTATTACAAAGCCGGTGTTGATGCGAAAGTATCGTACAACTACCGCAGTGAATATACCCGTGTAGGCAGCTGGGAACCCACTGAAATCTACACCATTGACGACGAAGCGACCGTTGATGCCAGCATTTCCTATGAAGTGACAGAAAACTTCAAGCTGATGCTGCAAGGTCAGAACCTGACAAATCAGGTTTCACACACATACTTCGATAACGATCCAAGTCGTGTGGGTAGCTATGTCGAGTGGGGCCGTCGCTACTTAGTCGGCTTCCAGTACTCAATGTAA